The genomic region TACTACCATCTTTGACCAAACCCCCAAGAGACGCTCACGCTCTTCCTCGTCATCATAGGTCGTTACATCCGGCAAAATGAGGTCAGGACCACCCAACCACAGTTCGTTGATGGCCGTGTTTTTGGAATCCGGACCCACCCAGAGTGCCAAAGGAGTGGTGTAGGCCTGGTTGATTAAAGTTCCTTCCTGCTTTTGAAAATCAGTCCAGGAATTTAGCTTCTTTAAAGGAGCTAACTCGTCTTGCAGGGGCTTCACACCGTCTGCTTCGCGCTTTTGCCAGTCAGCGGTTAGGCGGTGAAAGGCGACGAAATTTGCCAATTCAGCCGGTGTTTTCGTCTTACCATCTTCAAAATCGGCTAAGGCGTCCCGCTCCTGGTCCTCAATGGTTTGCAGCAGGTCGTAAAAACCACCGGTGGCCGGCTTGTCAGCTGGAATTTCAGCCTGGTCAATCCACTGACCGTTTAAGGCCTGATAAAAATCGTCTTGTTCGCGTACCATAAGCACCTCCTAAAACACATTCGTATAATTAAAGGGTGAAATATTCAATCACACGGCCATTTAGCGGCTGACAGTCCCGGTAATTGTGAGGAAAATCAGCGTGCAAGACCGCTAAGTCCGACGGTGCCACCGTTAAGACTGGTTCTAGAACAAACCACTGTACCCCACCCTTTAACGGTGGGGTCGTTAGCGAGCCCTCGTAGTGATAAAAACCGGTCGCCTTGGGCCAGAGCTGGTTTAAGATGTCAGCGTCCCGTTGACCGGCAAAGAGGCTAGCCAATCCCAATGGTTGAGCTTGTGGATTAACTTGACCCCAGGCCGCAAAAACCGCAGTCTGATTATCGTGTTCGGCCACAAAGTGGACTTCTAAGTCATAGCGGACACCGTTGTGTAAGTGCTCAGCTCCATCGTGGAAGTGGCAGCGCACAAATTCCCAGGACGTACCATTCACCGTGATTTCACCGACCCCTAAAAATTGGGGGCCAATCACTGGCTGGGTCATTCGCAATGGAATGCGAGTGTTAAAGTCAACGGTCAGCTGACCGGCTTGGTGGGGGGCTAACTCGTTCGCATCCGGTAGGGCAATTGGTGACTGCCATTCGGTATTACCGGTGGCCGTTTCTCCCCATTCGCCCTGCTTGCGATAATCAATTCTCTCCATGACCCCTCTACTCACTTTCTAACTTGGTCCGGGTAAGTTTCGGCGTCCGTCCTGACAATTATGGCATAAAAAAACGGCTGAATACACATTGTATTTGCCGTCTCCCTATGGACCGAGGCCCTTGCTAAAAACCAACCGGGCCGGTCGTACCGCCCGATTAAATCTTTGAACTGTTCAGAACTGTTCACATGCTACCCGGTTTGGTGTGTTGCCGTTTATCAGGCGACTTCTATCAGCCCTATATCAAGTCCCGTACCAGTAATCCTGGCCGATTACTGGTCGTAAACTTCAAGCTGGGCTGCCCGCCGATAACCACTACCAAAGCCTTCGTCTTTGAATTCTCATTGGTTCATTAATTATTGTATCGAATCCAAGTTACAGGCGCAGGGCAATCAGAATACATATTTCAATCTTATGTAACATAAGTCCCTGTTTTGTATTTTTAATGTAATTATTGTAACCAATTTGTCATAAAAGCGCCTTGGTTGTCCTTTCTAAAACAAGAATGTTAAAATACAAATCGTACTAAAATGTTCAATAAACAATCTAAGAGAAGGGATTCCGCCATGTTTCCAAGTGAATATGACAAATTCAAAACCTACGTGGACCAGATGGATTCACTAAGCTTCAAGAACTTCCTATTTAACAAGCACAACTATCCCTACGCTATTTTCCCAGTGGTTGGCGTCATCATCCTGGCCCTCTTTGGCCAGCGGAGTTGGCTATCACTGATCACCCAGTTCATCATCCTGGTAGTGACAGTCCTGGCCTTTGAATATCTGAGCTACCGTTCCATCAAGAACCTGGCAGCTAAGAACGGCAAGTTCTCCGTCCGTCGTAATGTATGGGGTCTGTTTGCCTTTGACGTACTGATTGTCTGCACCGCCTTCTGGGGTGCCTTTCACCACTGGACCTGGTTACGCTTCCTCATCCTCCTGATTACGGCCGGTATCGTGGCCTTTATCGTGGTGGTTTTGATGACCGCACCAGCCTTGAAAGAAAACGTTGAGCGCTACCAAGGTGGTAAATAAAAAACAGCCAAACGGCTGTTTTTTATTTACAGAGAAAGGTAGACACTAACATACATCAGACCAGCCCCCAGCAGGACAAACATGTGCCAGTAGACGTGGCCCATTGGAATCTTAGGAATAAGATAGAAGATGGTGCCCAGGGAGTACACGACCCCACCAGCCAGCAGCAACCAGAAGGCTAAATGACTAAGGGAACCCCACAAGATGGGCATGGCCAAGAGAATCATCCAGCCCATCACCAGATAAATCACCACCGATACCCAGGGCCAGCGGCCAACCCAGAAAAAGTCGTAAATCAGCCCGGCCACGGTCATGGCGGCAATCATCCCCCAAATCGCCCAGCCAACCCAGCCGTGAATAAAGAGCCAGGTGTAGGGTGTATAGGAACCCAGAATCACCAGGTAAATGCCGGCGTGGTCTAGGAACTGAAAAACCTTGGCTGCCCGGGTAAAGACCAAGGCGTGAAAGAGGGTCGAGGCCAGGAGAAACAGGCTAATTGAAATAATATAGATTAGAATAGCCGTCAGCTCCAGAGGACTAGGATCCTGTTCAGCAATATGAACCAGGAGAAAGATGCCGGCTAAAATCGCGAGAACAAAGCCCAATCCATGGGTAACTGTGTTTAAAACTTCATAGGTAATCTGATATTTCCGGGACCGTCGTTGCATAATGCCAACCTTTGCTAGACTTTAGAAAATCCCCTTAGCAAGCGATAAATAAGAACTATACCAATTTGACAAAGGGGCCACTATTTCGTACAATATAGAAGAGTTAAATAATCAAACGGAGGAATTACATTTATGGAAATCACTTTTACACCAGCTGCTAAAGAGCGCCTTGAGAAGTACCTCGGCGATGACGTAACCATGGTTTTGGATTTCGACGATGGCGTTGGTCCATTCTCACATGAAGCCAACTGCACCCTGTCAGTTTCCTTCAACTTACTCTTTGTTGACAAGGACGCTGACCTGCACGACTTCCAACTGGTTATCCCAAGTAACCTGGGCGAAGTGCACGCTAAGAAGTACTCCGAAGACCAGATGCAGTCTGAAATGACCATCGACGTCAAGGAGAAGTACCTACGTTACACGCTTTCAGGCAACGGTGGTATGATTGACGACAGTCTTGGGGTTAAGAACCTGGTCACTGCTAAATAAAGCTTTAGAAAAAGTCAGCCGTTTGGCTGACTTTTTTGTTTGGCCAAATTTAGACCACTTAAACCATGTCCTTCCAGTCCCGTGACCAGATAAGGGCCATGCCGCCGTCACCAGTGTGAACACCAATGACTGGATCCATGGATGCCCGCTCAAACTGAACAGCCGGGAACTCGGCCTGCAAGTCCTTGAGCCACTTGTCACCCAGTTTAGGATTATTCCCATCAACCACGTAGGCCCGGACGGGGTAATCAGCGTGGGCCAAAGAATCCGCGAAGGCTTCCTTAATTTCCCGGAAGGCGCCGCTCATCTTGCGGGCCTTACCAATGGCGCCAATCTTACCCTCGCCCTGGACATCAAAGGACAGGAGGGGTTTGATATTTAACAAACCACCAATCAAAGCCTGTCCCCGAGAGAGGCGGCCAGTCCGCTGTAAGTGGGAAATATCATTGACCACAAAGCGAACCTGGAGGGTCGACTGGAGATCCTTGACGGCATCGACAATCTCATCCACCGGCCGGTCTTCTTCGGCGAGACTAGCTGCCAAAAGTGCCTGTTCGCCGGCCCCCATGTTGGTCAGGTGGGAATCAATCACCGCGACCTGGTCGAGACCTTCGTACTCCTCGGCCACCAGGTGGGCCGTTTGAAAGGCACCTGAAATTCCTGAAGACAGGGTGATGATAATAGCGCTGGTGTAGCCAGCGGCCTTGGCCTCATTTAAGACCTGCTCCCATTCACCCGGTGTGGGCTGAGAAGTGGTCGGCAGGACGTTTTTTTCCTTAATCATGTCAACTAACTGACCAAGGGTCTTAATGTCGCGGCCACCGATATAAGTTTCCTTACCAAAGAGAATGGGCACACCCACCTCGTAGATATGGTAATGGTTGCGGGTTGCCAGGGGCAGGGCCGCTGATGAGTCCACAATAACTGCTGTATGACGCATACAAATCTCCTGAACTGCTATCCGGTCATTTACCGTGCCAGTCAGACACCGCAATGAACCAAATCAAAATCACTAAAGGTATTCTATCATTTTTAGCCTGGTTTGAAGACCAATAAAAAAGCAGACCGTCCAACGGGCTGCTTTTTACTTATATTAAATCTGTATGGGCTGGTACTTATAGGCCAAAGCGGGTGCCTAGAATCATCCCCAGGGCAAAGGCGACTAAGCCAAAGCCAACCTGTAAGAAGAGGTAACCCAGTTGACCACCCAGGCCGTTTTGCTGCCGACTCTGAGTCATCATCGTACTAAAAGTCGTCAGGCCACCCAGCACACCGACCCCCCAGAAGGTAAAGGCGGCGTTGGTCATCACCTGCTGGCTAAAGTAGCCCATGATGAGGGCACCAACCACGTTCACGATAAAGATGGCGGTAAACTGCCGGGAGCGTAGGGGCCAGATTACAGTCATTAGGTAGCGCAGGGCCGCGCCTATTCCGGCACCGACCGTTGCAAGCAAGAAGTTAGTCATGATTGGCCCCCTTAAAGAGTTTGGCGCCCAGTCCATGGGCCAGGTCAATCAAGACAATCGCTCCGACCAGGCTGGCCACTAGGTAGGCGATGGCAATCACCGGACTGAGATGGTACTGCTGATAAACCTGCAGAATCATCGTGGAGAAGGTCGTGAAACCACCCAAAATCCCAGTACCAACGAAGCTTGGCCAAAGGTAACTAACGTCATCGTGCTCGGCCAAATAAACGCCCAACAAGGCCAGGGCAAAACTACCAACCCAGTTAATTAAGAGGGTTGTAAGTGGCAGGGGCCCCCAGAAGGGAATTTGACCTAAGAGGTAGCGGAGACCGCCACCCAGGCAGCCACCCAGGGCCACCACCAATAATTCTAATGGGATTTTCTTGGCTGTGTTCATAACTGTATCCTAACAAGGCCAGGCCCAATTACCAAATCTTTAGGCCGGCCGACTACCGGCGGGCACGTCCAGTTCGGCCATGATATCAGCCAAGGTGATTTGCTGCATTTCAGCCTGAGCGGCAGCCTCAACCTTTTGGTACTGGTGATCTAAGACCTGGGCAATTTGACGGCCAACCGGACAGTCCTGGCTGGTATTCTGGTCTGGACTTAGCAGGGGGCTCTCCCCATCAACGGCCTGGTAAACATCTAAGATGGTGATTTCAGCCGGCTGCTTACAAAGACCGGGCTGGGCAACCCCAGCGCTAGCATGCATTAAACCAGCCCGCTTCAAATCAGCCATTAGGCGGCGTACCCGGGTGGGGTTGGTGTTGATACTTTGGGCAATGGCCGCACTGGAGAGGGGCTGGCCATTAGAAAAGACCTGGATATAGGTCAGGATATGCAGGGCATCACTTAATTTTAAAGAAGGTTTCATCGCTAAAACTCCTTACATGGCAATTCGTCGAATCGAAGTTTGACATTTCGTTAATTCAATTATATCATAGCACCTGTACTTTTATAAATAACACGGAGGCACAAATATGTCAGCATTTAACGATTTGCAAAAGAAGCGTCGTAGCATTTACGCCCTGGGTGACCAGGTTAAGCAGACGCCGGAAGAACTCTTTGGCATGGTTAACGAGGCCATCAAGGATGCACCTACAGCCTTTAACAGCCAGTCAGTTCGGGCCGTGACTTTGACCGGTGATGCCCACAAGAAGCTCTGGGACATGGTCTTGGACACCCTGCGTAAGGTAGTCAAAAACCCAGACGTCTTTGAAACTACTGAACAAAAAGTTAACGGATCCTTTAAGTCTGGTTTTGGTACAGTTTTGTACTTCACTGACATGGATGTCGTTCACGGTTTGGAAGAACAGTTCCCAAGCTACAAGGACAACTTTTACGACTGGTCTGAGGAAGCCATTGGAATCGCCTTGTACTCAGTTTGGTTGACCCTGACTGAGGCCGACCTGGGTGCTTCAATCCAGCACTACAACCCATTGATTGACCAGGCCGTAGCGGAAGCCTTCGACATTCCTTCAAACTGGAAGCTGCGCGGTGAAATGCCATTTGGTACAATCGAAGCACCAGCTGCACCTAAGGATTACATGCCTGATGACGAGCGCTTCAAGCTTTTCACCAAGTAATTGAATAATTAATTGAATGTGTAAAAAAAAAGAGCCTACTCGGGGGCTCTTTTTTGTTTGGTAATATTATTAATTTGGTTCTACTGAAAAGAGCCGCGAATCACTGATAATGGTTCGTTTGCGGTTTTTACTTTTTATAAAAACAATTGTGTTGAGTTTTCGTTATTATTTGTAAAGAATCAGAGCAGAAATCGCGTTGACCGGCTGACTGAATTTAACATCAATTATTTCATGATTTTGGTTTTGTAGATCAGTTAATGCTTGGTTTAGTTTTTCTGTGAATTGCTTTTCTTTGGTGAGTGATGAAGTAGTAACTAGTTGACTTAACAAAATATTTTCCCTCTTTCTATGGGCGTTACGTTGCTTCTGGATATCTTATATATTATAAAATTGTTTTAATTACGTTGATTATTACGTTAACCCAGGTTTCATCCCTGCTCTTCATAAATAATCATGCCGATATAATAAAACCAGGGTGAAGATGAATGTTTAATATCAATAATTTTATTTCCGTCATCCTGGATACGTTTTAAAGTATCGTTCATCTTTCTATCAAAAGCATGGGCTGACGTCATACTGGAAACTGTTTTGGTTTGAATCATAATTCTTTCCTCTACTAAATAATTTGATAAAGCACAGTATGCCCATCTATAGTTATTTTACATTAACCTTAATCGATGAAAAGGCGACTTAGGCCAGATGAAGATTCACTTTCAGGCAGCCCAACCACTAGAATAAAGTTGACAACCCCGCTAGAATCCAGTAATCTCAACCTATTAAAACTTGGGAGTTGCATTGCATGTTAAAGCTTCAGGCACAAGTTAACCGCCCTTGGTGGCGCCGGTAAATCAGCTTTCCTGACTAGGGCAAGCTGTGGCACAACCTGATTGTCCCAGCCGGCTAATTTGTAATGCGCAAAAATGCCTGTCTGGGAAGGACCCAGCCGGCTTTTCTTTTTAGACTTCGGTAGCCTCTGGGTGCCGAGGTCTTTTCATTTTGGGAGAAAGAACATGAACAAACGTCTACTAACCTTCATTGGGGTCATTGCCGCCTTCCTGGTGGTGGCCTTCTTCAAGTCCAGCAATGACGAACAAAGTCAAAAGGGCATCCCCACTGTGGGAATCCTCCAACTAGTGACCCACCCAGCCTTAGATCAAATCCACAACGGTGCGATTGCCGGCCTGAAGGATGAAGGCTTTGTGAATGGTAAAAATATCAAAATCGACTACCAAAACGCCCAGGCCGATCAGTCTAACTTGAAGACCATGGCCCAAAAGTTTATCAACGAGCACGCCAAGGTAACCATCGGGATTGCGACGCCAGCCGCCCTTTCCCTGGCCAAGGCCGCCGATGGCCAGACGCCGGTCTTAATGGGCGGGATTACCGACCCAGTTGGCGCCGGCCTGGTTAAGTCCATCAACAAGCCCGGTGGTAACGTTTCTGGCACTTCAGGGGACTCGCCCCTCCAGGCCCACCTGGATGTTATCAAGGAAGTGGTCCCTAAGGCCAAGACCCTGGGGATTATCTACACCTCTTCTGATCATGGTGGTACCTACCATGCCAAGAAAATGGCCAAGTTAGCCGAGAGCCAGGGCTTTAAGGTTAAGCTTTATACGATTGCTAGTACCAATGACATGCAGCAGGTCGCTGAAACCATGGCCAACCAGGTCGACGTCGTCTATGCGCCCCAGGATAACGGGGTAGCCTCAGCAATGAAGACCCTGGTCAACGTTACTAACCAAAATAAGATTCCAGTCATCCCCGCCGCCGATACCATGGTTAAAGACGGCGGAATCGCCACTATCGCGGTTAGCCAGTACCAGATTGGTTACCAGACCGGTAAGATGGCCGGTGAGGTGCTGAAAGGTAAGAAGACCGCAACCATGCCAGTCGTGTCGGTTACCAAGGGTGAACCGGTGATTAATTTGAAGGAAGCCCAGACTTTGGGCATTGATTTACCAGATAAGCTCGTACAGCAAGCCAAGGAAAATGGGGAGGTCATCCAATGAGTATCATTGTTTCCAGCATTGGCCAGGGAATTCTCTGGTCCATCTTAGGGATTGCCCTCTTTCTAACCTTCCGAATCCTAGACTTCCCTGATATGACGGTGGAGGGTTCATTCCCCTTGGGCGCAGCCACGGCGGTGACCTTAATTGTTCACGGCGTGTCACCAATCTTGGCCAGCCTAGTGGCCTTTGTGGCCGGTTCCCTGGCCGGCTTTACCACCGGAATTCTCTATACTAAGGGTAAAATCCCAGTCCTACTGGCTGGTATTTTGGTGATGACCGCCTGCCTGTCAATCAACCTGCGGATTATGGGTTCGGCCAACATTTCCCTACTGAACCAGAAGACCATTTTCAGCAATGCCTTCTTACAGAGCCTGCCCCGCTACTTTGACATGGTGGTGCTGGGTCTAATTATCATTGTGGTGGTGACCGCTGCCCTAATTTGGTTCTTACAAACTGAGTTGGGCCAGGCCTTCATTGCTACCGGGGACAACCCGCAAATGGCCCAGGCCTTTGGCATTCGGACGGACCGGATGACCATCATGGGCCTGATGCTATCGAACGGTCTGATTGCCTTTGGTGGTGCGGTCATTGCCCAAAGTAACGGCTACGCCGATATTAACATGGGGATTGGGATCATCGTCATTGCCCTGGCCTCAATTATCATCGGAGAAGTCATCTTTGGTAATCTCAGCCTCAATGAGCGCCTGATTGCCGTCATTATCGGTTCCATCATTTACCGGCTAGTACTGCTGGCCGTCTTGCAGCTTGGCTTTAGCACCAACGACCTGAACCTGATTTCTTCGATTATCTTGGCCCTGGCCATGATGCTACCGCAGTTCCGCAAGGCCTTGCGCCTCGATGGCATCTTAAAGAAGGGAGTCCGTCCACATGACTAAACCCGTGATTACCTTAAAAAACGCCAGTATCACCGTACCTAACGGCAACAAGATTTTAGATGACATGAACCTCGAAATCTTGGACGGCGACTTTATCACCGTCCTGGGTACCAACGGAGCCGGTAAGTCGACCCTTTTCAATGCCATCGCCGGTAACCTGTCCTTAAGTGACGGCCAGGTCTTCCACGGTGACCGTGATATTACCAACTTGTCAGCGGTTGAGCGGACCCAGATGATTGGCCGAGTTTTCCAGGACCCCAAGATGGGAACCGCACCGCGGATGACCGTGGCTGAAAACCTGCTATTATCTGAAAAGCGCGGACAACGTCGGACGCTCCGGCCCCGTGGTTTAAACAATGCCAAGCTGATGGAATACCGCCGGATTACGGCCCAGATGGGCAATGACTTAGACAACCGCCTGCAAACCGCCGCCGGCGACCTGTCCGGGGGGCAGCGCCAGGCTTTGAGTTTCCTAATGGCTACCCGGGTTAAGCCGGAACTACTCCTCTTAGATGAGCACACGGCCGCCCTTGATCCTAAGACCTCGGCCCAGCTGATGGATGTCACCAACCAGCAGGTGACTGAAAACAACCTAACCGCGCTGATGATTACCCACAACCTCAGCGA from Leuconostocaceae bacterium ESL0723 harbors:
- a CDS encoding carbonic anhydrase family protein is translated as MERIDYRKQGEWGETATGNTEWQSPIALPDANELAPHQAGQLTVDFNTRIPLRMTQPVIGPQFLGVGEITVNGTSWEFVRCHFHDGAEHLHNGVRYDLEVHFVAEHDNQTAVFAAWGQVNPQAQPLGLASLFAGQRDADILNQLWPKATGFYHYEGSLTTPPLKGGVQWFVLEPVLTVAPSDLAVLHADFPHNYRDCQPLNGRVIEYFTL
- the trpX gene encoding tryptophan ABC transporter substrate-binding protein; the protein is MNKRLLTFIGVIAAFLVVAFFKSSNDEQSQKGIPTVGILQLVTHPALDQIHNGAIAGLKDEGFVNGKNIKIDYQNAQADQSNLKTMAQKFINEHAKVTIGIATPAALSLAKAADGQTPVLMGGITDPVGAGLVKSINKPGGNVSGTSGDSPLQAHLDVIKEVVPKAKTLGIIYTSSDHGGTYHAKKMAKLAESQGFKVKLYTIASTNDMQQVAETMANQVDVVYAPQDNGVASAMKTLVNVTNQNKIPVIPAADTMVKDGGIATIAVSQYQIGYQTGKMAGEVLKGKKTATMPVVSVTKGEPVINLKEAQTLGIDLPDKLVQQAKENGEVIQ
- a CDS encoding nitroreductase family protein is translated as MSAFNDLQKKRRSIYALGDQVKQTPEELFGMVNEAIKDAPTAFNSQSVRAVTLTGDAHKKLWDMVLDTLRKVVKNPDVFETTEQKVNGSFKSGFGTVLYFTDMDVVHGLEEQFPSYKDNFYDWSEEAIGIALYSVWLTLTEADLGASIQHYNPLIDQAVAEAFDIPSNWKLRGEMPFGTIEAPAAPKDYMPDDERFKLFTK
- a CDS encoding ABC transporter permease, with amino-acid sequence MSIIVSSIGQGILWSILGIALFLTFRILDFPDMTVEGSFPLGAATAVTLIVHGVSPILASLVAFVAGSLAGFTTGILYTKGKIPVLLAGILVMTACLSINLRIMGSANISLLNQKTIFSNAFLQSLPRYFDMVVLGLIIIVVVTAALIWFLQTELGQAFIATGDNPQMAQAFGIRTDRMTIMGLMLSNGLIAFGGAVIAQSNGYADINMGIGIIVIALASIIIGEVIFGNLSLNERLIAVIIGSIIYRLVLLAVLQLGFSTNDLNLISSIILALAMMLPQFRKALRLDGILKKGVRPHD
- a CDS encoding DegV family protein yields the protein MRHTAVIVDSSAALPLATRNHYHIYEVGVPILFGKETYIGGRDIKTLGQLVDMIKEKNVLPTTSQPTPGEWEQVLNEAKAAGYTSAIIITLSSGISGAFQTAHLVAEEYEGLDQVAVIDSHLTNMGAGEQALLAASLAEEDRPVDEIVDAVKDLQSTLQVRFVVNDISHLQRTGRLSRGQALIGGLLNIKPLLSFDVQGEGKIGAIGKARKMSGAFREIKEAFADSLAHADYPVRAYVVDGNNPKLGDKWLKDLQAEFPAVQFERASMDPVIGVHTGDGGMALIWSRDWKDMV
- a CDS encoding hemolysin III family protein translates to MQRRSRKYQITYEVLNTVTHGLGFVLAILAGIFLLVHIAEQDPSPLELTAILIYIISISLFLLASTLFHALVFTRAAKVFQFLDHAGIYLVILGSYTPYTWLFIHGWVGWAIWGMIAAMTVAGLIYDFFWVGRWPWVSVVIYLVMGWMILLAMPILWGSLSHLAFWLLLAGGVVYSLGTIFYLIPKIPMGHVYWHMFVLLGAGLMYVSVYLSL
- a CDS encoding CrcB family protein; the protein is MNTAKKIPLELLVVALGGCLGGGLRYLLGQIPFWGPLPLTTLLINWVGSFALALLGVYLAEHDDVSYLWPSFVGTGILGGFTTFSTMILQVYQQYHLSPVIAIAYLVASLVGAIVLIDLAHGLGAKLFKGANHD
- a CDS encoding Rrf2 family transcriptional regulator; its protein translation is MKPSLKLSDALHILTYIQVFSNGQPLSSAAIAQSINTNPTRVRRLMADLKRAGLMHASAGVAQPGLCKQPAEITILDVYQAVDGESPLLSPDQNTSQDCPVGRQIAQVLDHQYQKVEAAAQAEMQQITLADIMAELDVPAGSRPA
- a CDS encoding ATP-binding cassette domain-containing protein → MTKPVITLKNASITVPNGNKILDDMNLEILDGDFITVLGTNGAGKSTLFNAIAGNLSLSDGQVFHGDRDITNLSAVERTQMIGRVFQDPKMGTAPRMTVAENLLLSEKRGQRRTLRPRGLNNAKLMEYRRITAQMGNDLDNRLQTAAGDLSGGQRQALSFLMATRVKPELLLLDEHTAALDPKTSAQLMDVTNQQVTENNLTALMITHNLSDAMHYGNRLIVLNAGKIVLDVRDEAKNQLTEEELLKYFAI
- a CDS encoding CrcB family protein; the protein is MTNFLLATVGAGIGAALRYLMTVIWPLRSRQFTAIFIVNVVGALIMGYFSQQVMTNAAFTFWGVGVLGGLTTFSTMMTQSRQQNGLGGQLGYLFLQVGFGLVAFALGMILGTRFGL
- a CDS encoding iron-sulfur cluster biosynthesis family protein, giving the protein MEITFTPAAKERLEKYLGDDVTMVLDFDDGVGPFSHEANCTLSVSFNLLFVDKDADLHDFQLVIPSNLGEVHAKKYSEDQMQSEMTIDVKEKYLRYTLSGNGGMIDDSLGVKNLVTAK